One region of Exiguobacterium acetylicum genomic DNA includes:
- a CDS encoding two-component system sensor histidine kinase NtrB: MESKKMMRSYFFQITAVLFILICLVISALAFTADRVTISRVEQQTEKQSEKSVEVSGNAIRDNIGNLHEEIMSLQLNVKNPDKLKQKIEESNLLDIDTGFKSFFYFDRQTKQVTWFSSEDRRIENSTILKDDEFLQTLTSTDFHMSKLYTMESDAVTYMFVPVRDGNERVGVFGGGLSVMNSIVFRNSLESFDDQTIAYLFNSKKELLATSSNLVPDEERLLSKSVIERAFQSIEPSEIFSTNQDMYYFAKDLKVTDWKILVRTPRSVFYEPVYTTRQQYLIIAALTLVLSLIVGYLMSKQLTAPMLELVNKIEKSTSPKPIVLERAGSNEVKTLVAAYNEYAQRMENARLEQLSQQQTMLHQEKLASLGQLAAGIAHEIRNPLTPVKMTLQLLAAEKDRDPEMLILALSELDRANGMIQTMLDLSKGENNALQKTTIDMNDLMKKLTYILEAEAHHYEADCKIYTPSFMPKIYASEEGILQILANCVRNALQAVAFKGPDGICHLHVHVYPEEVVFIVQDNGVGMDGNQIDHVGQAFKTSKVDGNGLGLFMSKQIVRDHKGKMIFDSKPGVGTTIQVHLPRKEQTE, encoded by the coding sequence ATGGAGTCTAAGAAAATGATGCGGTCGTATTTTTTTCAAATCACCGCCGTCTTATTCATCCTGATTTGTCTTGTCATTTCAGCGCTTGCCTTCACTGCGGACCGGGTCACGATTTCTCGGGTCGAGCAACAAACAGAGAAACAGAGCGAGAAGAGTGTCGAGGTCTCAGGAAATGCGATTCGCGACAATATCGGGAATCTGCATGAAGAGATCATGAGCTTGCAGTTGAATGTCAAAAACCCCGACAAGCTGAAACAAAAAATTGAAGAATCAAATCTACTAGACATCGATACAGGGTTTAAGAGTTTCTTCTACTTTGATCGACAGACGAAGCAAGTCACTTGGTTCTCAAGTGAGGATCGACGTATAGAAAACAGTACGATCCTAAAAGACGATGAATTTTTGCAAACGTTGACGAGTACGGACTTTCATATGAGTAAGCTGTATACGATGGAATCAGATGCTGTCACCTATATGTTCGTTCCGGTTCGAGACGGCAATGAACGCGTCGGTGTCTTTGGTGGTGGGTTAAGTGTGATGAACTCGATCGTTTTTCGGAATTCGCTTGAATCATTTGACGATCAGACGATTGCCTACCTATTCAATAGTAAAAAAGAATTACTAGCCACATCCAGTAATCTGGTACCGGATGAAGAACGCTTATTATCAAAAAGTGTCATTGAACGTGCGTTTCAGTCGATAGAACCTTCTGAGATTTTTAGTACGAACCAAGATATGTATTACTTCGCGAAAGATTTGAAGGTGACGGATTGGAAGATTCTCGTTCGAACGCCACGAAGCGTCTTTTATGAACCGGTCTACACGACACGGCAACAGTATTTGATCATCGCTGCCTTGACGCTTGTCCTCAGTCTGATCGTCGGTTATTTGATGTCAAAACAATTGACGGCACCGATGCTTGAACTTGTGAATAAGATCGAGAAAAGCACCTCACCCAAACCGATTGTTCTCGAGCGTGCCGGATCAAACGAAGTCAAGACACTCGTTGCTGCCTATAACGAGTATGCTCAACGGATGGAAAATGCGCGCCTTGAGCAGTTGAGTCAACAACAAACGATGTTACATCAAGAAAAATTAGCATCACTCGGTCAACTAGCAGCAGGAATTGCCCACGAAATCCGTAATCCACTAACGCCAGTCAAGATGACGTTACAGTTGTTAGCAGCAGAAAAGGATCGTGATCCAGAAATGTTGATTCTCGCTTTATCGGAACTGGATCGAGCAAATGGCATGATTCAAACGATGCTTGATTTATCGAAAGGCGAAAACAATGCACTTCAAAAAACGACGATTGATATGAATGATTTAATGAAGAAGCTGACATATATCTTAGAAGCGGAAGCTCATCATTACGAAGCGGACTGCAAGATTTATACACCGTCCTTCATGCCAAAGATTTATGCATCAGAAGAGGGGATTTTGCAGATTTTAGCAAACTGTGTTCGAAATGCCCTTCAAGCTGTCGCGTTTAAAGGACCGGATGGAATCTGTCATCTGCATGTCCACGTTTATCCAGAAGAAGTCGTCTTCATTGTTCAGGATAATGGGGTGGGGATGGATGGAAATCAGATTGATCATGTCGGTCAAGCGTTCAAGACATCAAAAGTCGATGGCAATGGACTTGGACTTTTCATGTCGAAACAAATCGTTCGTGATCATAAAGGCAAGATGATCTTTGACAGCAAGCCGGGTGTCGGTACGACGATTCAAGTCCACTTACCTCGAAAGGAGCAAACGGAATGA
- a CDS encoding sugar ABC transporter substrate-binding protein codes for MKFNKAWLFVLIVWISSVLFISNLFVNPDPSPRRHLIGFTIVNDKHEFAQRLVDAFKTQAKLNKYEAVVATSHNSRINEREQIQEFIRMKVDAIFVTTLDDVYIASTLEEAARAGIPVFAIDRLIRSDAVVSSITSNNQLIGEQLASFIKHERIKQTGRATADIIEVAGTANVNTTNERHRGFLTGLEREPELEIVESVNGDYDPVTSEKVMTQVIESGIPFDAVYCHNDDIALGVLEALKKAGIKGKIIVGIDGNRAILEAVDMKSMDATVVQSADEMMKVAFSALKLHTKNKKIPTRFYTYSYLYDGSRPITMLN; via the coding sequence ATGAAATTCAATAAGGCCTGGTTATTCGTCCTGATTGTTTGGATTTCATCCGTTTTGTTCATTTCCAATTTATTCGTCAATCCGGATCCGAGTCCACGTCGTCATCTCATCGGCTTCACGATCGTCAATGATAAACATGAATTTGCGCAACGGCTCGTCGACGCGTTCAAGACACAAGCCAAACTGAATAAATACGAAGCAGTCGTTGCGACGTCGCATAATTCACGCATCAATGAGCGTGAGCAAATTCAAGAGTTCATTCGAATGAAGGTGGATGCCATCTTCGTGACGACGCTTGATGATGTCTATATCGCTAGTACGTTAGAAGAGGCAGCTCGTGCTGGGATTCCGGTTTTCGCGATCGATCGATTGATTCGCTCCGATGCAGTCGTCAGTTCGATTACCTCGAATAACCAATTGATCGGGGAACAGCTTGCCTCATTCATCAAACACGAACGCATCAAGCAGACGGGACGAGCTACGGCCGACATCATTGAAGTCGCGGGTACGGCAAACGTCAATACGACGAATGAACGACACCGGGGATTTTTGACTGGTCTTGAGCGTGAGCCGGAACTTGAAATCGTCGAATCCGTGAATGGGGATTACGACCCCGTCACTTCAGAAAAGGTCATGACACAGGTCATTGAGTCAGGAATTCCGTTTGATGCTGTCTATTGTCACAATGACGATATTGCGCTAGGTGTCCTCGAAGCATTGAAAAAAGCAGGGATCAAAGGAAAAATAATTGTCGGCATAGACGGGAATCGTGCTATATTAGAAGCTGTTGACATGAAATCGATGGATGCGACGGTCGTCCAGAGTGCTGATGAGATGATGAAAGTCGCCTTCAGTGCATTGAAGCTTCATACGAAAAACAAAAAGATTCCAACTCGTTTTTATACGTACTCCTATCTGTATGACGGTAGTAGACCCATAACCATGTTGAACTAA
- a CDS encoding DEAD/DEAH box helicase, whose translation MNGFSHYQLHPFVIEALDDARITKPTDIQSRIIPAAVKGRDIIGQSQTGTGKTLSFLLPIVQNVDPKLQELQAIIVAPTRELAWQIHEELKSLLVKEPDFIKTSLITGGMDRERQIGRVKVSPQIVIGTPGRILDLFKEQALKPHFVKHYVIDEADQMLDMGFLPEVDRIAQALPEQLQMMVFSATIPEKLQPFLKKYMNNPRYAHVDPKQQTAKKIVHHTIPVKHRERSQLTLKVAKALNPYICLIFTNTKAEAIEVEALFLEAGLNVGSLHGDLPARRRKQAIKEINDAKYQYVIVTDLAARGIDISGVSHVINHGIPKDLDFYVHRVGRTGRVDQDGLAYTLFEDHENGMINRLEDRGIQFTNVDVKGSQIVEVKERRRAKPHMKTAVSKTAHSRLSGEAAKAKKRVKPGYKKKHQYKLKETAKRERIKEQRGVGRAQRKENARKSK comes from the coding sequence ATGAATGGATTCAGCCATTATCAATTACACCCGTTCGTCATCGAAGCACTCGATGACGCCCGCATCACAAAACCGACCGACATTCAGTCGCGGATCATCCCAGCTGCAGTAAAGGGACGCGATATCATCGGTCAATCACAAACAGGAACAGGAAAAACGTTATCGTTCCTTCTTCCAATCGTTCAAAACGTCGATCCAAAGCTTCAAGAATTACAAGCAATCATCGTTGCTCCAACGCGCGAACTTGCTTGGCAAATTCATGAAGAACTGAAATCGTTACTCGTGAAGGAACCAGACTTCATCAAGACGAGTCTTATTACAGGTGGAATGGATCGCGAACGTCAAATCGGTCGTGTGAAAGTCTCACCCCAAATCGTCATCGGAACACCGGGACGTATTTTAGACCTATTCAAAGAACAGGCTTTAAAACCGCATTTCGTGAAGCATTATGTCATCGATGAAGCGGATCAAATGCTCGACATGGGCTTCTTGCCAGAAGTTGACCGGATTGCGCAAGCTCTTCCAGAACAGCTTCAGATGATGGTCTTCTCAGCAACGATTCCTGAGAAATTGCAACCGTTCTTGAAAAAATACATGAACAACCCGCGTTATGCGCATGTGGATCCAAAACAACAGACAGCGAAGAAAATCGTTCACCATACGATTCCGGTCAAGCATCGTGAGCGCTCACAATTGACGTTGAAAGTCGCGAAAGCGCTGAATCCGTATATCTGTCTAATCTTTACGAATACAAAAGCAGAAGCAATCGAAGTCGAAGCTTTGTTCCTAGAAGCAGGACTGAACGTTGGTTCCCTTCACGGAGATCTTCCGGCACGTCGTCGTAAACAAGCCATCAAAGAAATCAACGATGCGAAGTATCAATACGTCATCGTGACGGATCTTGCAGCACGCGGAATTGATATTTCAGGTGTCTCACACGTCATCAACCACGGTATTCCAAAAGATTTAGACTTCTACGTCCACCGTGTCGGTCGGACAGGTCGCGTCGATCAAGATGGATTGGCATATACACTGTTTGAAGATCACGAGAACGGCATGATCAATCGCTTAGAGGACCGTGGCATTCAATTCACGAACGTTGATGTCAAAGGCAGTCAAATCGTCGAAGTCAAAGAACGTCGCCGTGCGAAGCCGCACATGAAGACTGCCGTCTCGAAGACAGCGCACAGCCGTCTGTCGGGTGAAGCAGCAAAAGCGAAAAAACGTGTTAAACCAGGTTATAAGAAGAAGCATCAATATAAGCTGAAAGAAACAGCAAAACGTGAACGCATCAAAGAACAACGTGGTGTCGGTCGCGCGCAACGTAAAGAAAACGCACGCAAATCAAAATAA
- a CDS encoding deoxyribonuclease IV → MKIGSHVSVSGKKMLLGASEEAASYGATTMMVYTGAPQNTRRKPMEELRIQEALQHMSANGIEEIVVHAPYIINLGNTTKPETFELAVSFLAAEIKRAEALEKAQHIVLHPGAHVGAGEEVGIKRIVEGLNEVLTGDEQVKIALETMAGKGSEIGKTFEELAQIIEGVTHHDRLSVCLDTCHVHDAGYDIVHDLDGVLEQFDRIVGLDRLGVIHVNDSKNIRGARKDRHENIGFGEIGFDALHRVVHHPALAHLPKILETPYIGLDPKKKVAPYKQEIDMLRSGAFDADWRLPILGAPVE, encoded by the coding sequence ATGAAAATAGGTTCACACGTCTCCGTTTCGGGGAAAAAAATGCTGTTAGGTGCAAGTGAGGAAGCGGCATCTTACGGTGCAACGACGATGATGGTCTATACAGGAGCACCTCAAAATACACGCCGTAAGCCGATGGAAGAATTACGGATTCAAGAAGCATTGCAACATATGAGTGCTAATGGAATAGAGGAAATCGTCGTACATGCGCCGTATATCATCAACTTAGGGAATACGACGAAACCCGAGACATTCGAACTCGCCGTTTCGTTTTTAGCAGCAGAAATCAAACGAGCAGAAGCGCTTGAAAAGGCGCAACACATCGTATTACATCCTGGTGCGCATGTCGGTGCTGGGGAAGAAGTCGGAATCAAACGGATCGTCGAGGGACTCAATGAAGTACTGACGGGTGACGAACAGGTCAAGATTGCGCTTGAGACGATGGCTGGAAAAGGATCGGAAATCGGAAAAACTTTTGAGGAACTTGCTCAGATCATCGAAGGCGTCACACATCATGATCGTCTGTCGGTCTGTCTCGATACATGTCACGTGCATGACGCAGGATACGATATCGTGCACGACTTAGATGGTGTCCTTGAACAATTCGACCGGATCGTCGGACTGGATCGTCTTGGCGTCATTCATGTGAATGATTCAAAGAATATCCGCGGTGCTCGAAAGGACCGTCACGAAAATATTGGTTTCGGTGAGATTGGATTTGATGCCTTACATCGTGTCGTGCATCATCCTGCCCTGGCACATTTACCGAAAATCTTAGAGACGCCATACATCGGGCTCGATCCAAAGAAAAAAGTGGCACCATATAAACAAGAAATCGATATGTTACGTTCAGGTGCGTTTGATGCAGACTGGCGTCTACCGATTCTAGGAGCACCGGTCGAATAA
- a CDS encoding FeoA family protein, with product MMDLATVSMNQPVVMTNMNHIDDRLRRRLLALGFYEGCPVIVRRKAIFQGPMTIEQQDHHQMVAIRRRDAKRIEVYVP from the coding sequence ATGATGGATTTAGCTACGGTTTCAATGAACCAGCCTGTCGTGATGACGAACATGAACCACATCGATGATCGATTACGTCGCCGATTACTCGCGCTTGGTTTTTATGAAGGATGTCCGGTCATCGTGCGACGAAAAGCGATATTTCAAGGTCCTATGACAATCGAACAGCAGGATCATCACCAAATGGTTGCTATCCGCCGCAGAGATGCAAAACGAATCGAGGTGTATGTCCCATGA
- the feoB gene encoding ferrous iron transport protein B, translating to MTTQRIALLGNPNTGKTSLFNRLTNSYAHVGNWSGVTVDKKIGQLRGDRGQLIDLPGVYDLDPLSADEAVVARFLMEESFDSMINIIDASQLERNLQLTAQLLEIGKPLQIGLNMMDVADHRGMKVDPVRLANVLHVDVFPIVARTGDGCDVLLSSLQQKPQPILRIDYGSETEQAIEDILEIVDMPEMERWMAVQYLAGNRVFVDVLEQRTPQIATIRKQLEQQLGRFVHAHITECRRHWAVATRAAVVTEEQTTRTNWTERIDAIVTHPILGLPIFFAILYLLFHVTFNWIGSPMSDLLDGFIAGPLSKGLISLLSTLGASQFIQDLLVEGVVAGVGGVLVFVPQIFVLFFFISFLEDSGYMARVAIVMDRFMQMVGLNGKSFIPMIIGFGCNVPGIMAARSVEEERERLVTIFISPFMSCSARLPIYAVFAGSFFATNQALVVLSLYILGIVLALIAAKVFSKVLAAEDATSLFLVEQPPYRIPQGLTLWRSTWQKGKGFVRKAGTFIFGGSVVIWLLAYTGPGGLDVNMNDSFLAMIGGVIATVLVPLGFGTWQAGAALITGFLAKEVVVSTMAIIYAVNESELGRHIAQQFTPLSAYSFMVFVLLYVPCLATVAVIRREVGSAKWTWIASLYGLFVAYGVAFIIYQTGHWLGFA from the coding sequence ATGACGACGCAACGCATTGCCTTGCTCGGAAATCCGAACACTGGAAAAACGTCTTTGTTTAATCGGTTGACGAATTCCTATGCCCATGTCGGGAACTGGTCGGGAGTTACGGTAGATAAAAAAATCGGACAGTTGCGTGGGGATCGTGGGCAATTGATTGATTTACCTGGCGTATATGACTTAGATCCATTGTCTGCGGATGAAGCAGTCGTCGCCCGATTTTTAATGGAGGAGTCGTTTGACTCGATGATCAACATCATCGATGCGTCACAGCTCGAGCGAAATCTACAATTGACCGCTCAGTTGCTTGAAATCGGGAAGCCGCTTCAAATTGGGCTGAATATGATGGATGTAGCCGATCATCGCGGAATGAAAGTCGATCCAGTGCGTTTAGCAAACGTCTTACACGTTGACGTTTTTCCGATCGTTGCCCGCACGGGTGACGGGTGTGATGTATTATTATCTTCCTTACAACAAAAACCACAGCCCATCCTTCGAATCGATTATGGTTCAGAGACCGAACAGGCGATTGAGGATATCCTCGAAATCGTCGACATGCCGGAGATGGAACGGTGGATGGCTGTTCAATATTTAGCGGGGAATCGTGTTTTTGTTGATGTGCTAGAGCAACGGACACCACAGATCGCAACGATTCGTAAACAGCTAGAACAACAGCTAGGACGATTCGTTCATGCGCATATCACGGAGTGTCGCCGGCACTGGGCAGTGGCGACGAGAGCTGCTGTCGTCACGGAAGAACAGACGACAAGAACGAACTGGACAGAACGGATTGATGCCATCGTCACACATCCGATTTTAGGATTACCAATCTTCTTTGCGATTCTTTATCTTTTGTTCCATGTGACGTTCAACTGGATTGGATCGCCGATGTCAGATTTGCTGGATGGATTCATCGCTGGACCACTCTCAAAAGGGCTCATTAGTCTATTGAGTACGCTTGGTGCCTCACAGTTCATTCAAGATTTACTTGTCGAAGGTGTCGTGGCTGGAGTTGGGGGTGTCCTGGTATTCGTCCCGCAAATCTTCGTCCTCTTCTTCTTCATCTCATTTTTGGAGGACTCGGGTTACATGGCACGTGTTGCAATCGTCATGGATCGATTCATGCAAATGGTCGGCTTAAACGGAAAAAGCTTCATTCCAATGATCATCGGCTTCGGTTGTAACGTGCCAGGAATCATGGCTGCTCGTTCTGTAGAAGAAGAACGAGAGCGTTTAGTGACGATCTTTATCTCACCATTCATGTCCTGTTCTGCTCGTTTACCGATTTACGCTGTATTTGCGGGAAGCTTCTTTGCAACGAATCAGGCACTCGTCGTCTTATCGCTCTATATCCTTGGGATTGTACTAGCCCTCATTGCGGCAAAAGTTTTTTCAAAAGTGTTAGCTGCAGAAGATGCGACGAGCTTGTTCTTAGTCGAACAACCACCATACCGGATTCCGCAAGGGTTAACGCTATGGCGGAGTACATGGCAAAAAGGAAAAGGATTTGTTCGAAAGGCGGGAACGTTCATCTTCGGTGGATCAGTCGTCATTTGGTTGCTCGCCTATACAGGACCTGGTGGACTGGACGTCAATATGAATGATAGTTTTCTTGCGATGATTGGCGGCGTCATTGCCACGGTGCTCGTACCGCTTGGATTCGGAACATGGCAGGCGGGTGCCGCCCTTATTACTGGATTTCTTGCGAAGGAAGTGGTTGTCTCAACGATGGCAATCATTTATGCTGTCAATGAATCGGAACTGGGACGTCATATCGCGCAACAGTTCACACCGCTCAGCGCGTATAGTTTCATGGTCTTCGTCTTGCTTTACGTCCCGTGCTTAGCAACAGTCGCTGTCATTCGCCGAGAAGTCGGAAGTGCGAAGTGGACGTGGATTGCTAGTTTATATGGCTTATTCGTTGCTTACGGGGTGGCGTTCATCATTTATCAAACAGGACATTGGTTGGGATTCGCTTAA
- a CDS encoding FeoB-associated Cys-rich membrane protein, which produces MHFIDILIGLIVFGYAGFSLVRFTKKAKKGKCATCEVEPTCETACDEVNWDRVIAEALKK; this is translated from the coding sequence ATGCATTTCATCGATATACTCATCGGACTCATCGTCTTTGGTTATGCTGGTTTTTCACTTGTTCGCTTTACGAAAAAAGCGAAAAAAGGGAAATGTGCGACATGTGAAGTAGAGCCGACATGTGAGACGGCATGTGATGAGGTCAACTGGGATCGTGTGATCGCTGAAGCCTTAAAAAAATAA
- a CDS encoding XapX domain-containing protein encodes MLQQILLSLLAGVICGVVFTALKLPIPAPPVFPAVVGIFGVFLGMKIYLFIVERFF; translated from the coding sequence ATGCTTCAGCAAATCTTATTATCCCTTCTCGCCGGCGTCATCTGCGGCGTCGTGTTTACCGCACTGAAATTGCCGATTCCTGCTCCACCCGTCTTTCCAGCTGTCGTCGGAATCTTTGGTGTCTTCCTTGGGATGAAAATCTATTTATTTATAGTAGAACGCTTTTTCTAA
- a CDS encoding RNA degradosome polyphosphate kinase, protein MKLDIPEHFNNRELSWLQFNKRVLDEAFDTRNPLMERFKFLGIFSSNLDEFYMVRVGGLKDEVLAGFNKPENKQQMTPKQQLRAIAAKTKELVDRQYEAFQAINQTLSDEGITFLKYDALTSEQTTYVKSFFREQVFPVLTPVAVDAYRPFPMLSSKSLNIATVLEAEDGTKRNLALVQVPAVLPRFVDLPVEDDETTAVILLEDVIIAFIDSLFKGYRVLSAMPFRITRNADLPFHEEGTHDLLKLIEKELKKRRWGVAIRLEVQKAAINTELLNMLRDVLDLQERDIFAVDGPIDLTFSFAFYSQIGIEYDHLIYQTIMPVDPPALDSSKNLFNQLLERDYLLHHPYHTFDPIVRFIVQAANDPNVLAIKQTLYRVSGDSPIIKALKTAAENGKQVTVLVELKARFDEAKNIEWAKQLEKAGAHVIYGYSDLKTHSKITLVVRLHEGKIQRFVHLGTGNYNDSTAKLYTDVGLLTAREEIAEDATNFFNWLSGYGEQPEWNVIQTSPNAMLEKFLSLIDEEIHHHKKHGNGRIVAKMNSLTEKDIILRLYKASRAGVQVELIVRGVCCLRPGIPDVSENIRVISIVDRYLEHSRIFYFHHNGQDLMYGSSADWMTRNMRKRIEILFPIMDEEHKEYLKDCLALALADNVKSREQAADGSYHYVKDGKQSCESQLLIQDYTSGKLKQKPSFTTPLTHKWITIEKKEDKVILDQNAT, encoded by the coding sequence ATGAAGCTCGACATACCGGAACATTTCAATAATCGTGAACTCAGCTGGCTCCAGTTCAATAAACGTGTACTGGATGAAGCGTTTGACACACGCAATCCGTTAATGGAACGTTTTAAGTTTCTCGGTATCTTTAGTTCCAATCTAGACGAATTCTATATGGTACGGGTCGGTGGTTTAAAGGATGAAGTACTCGCCGGATTCAATAAACCAGAAAATAAACAACAGATGACACCCAAACAACAGTTACGTGCGATCGCAGCGAAAACAAAAGAGTTAGTCGATCGGCAATACGAAGCATTTCAAGCAATCAATCAGACGTTATCCGATGAAGGCATTACATTCTTGAAATACGACGCTCTGACTTCAGAACAGACGACCTATGTAAAATCCTTTTTCCGCGAACAAGTCTTTCCGGTACTCACCCCCGTTGCCGTCGATGCCTATCGTCCGTTCCCGATGCTCTCGTCAAAATCACTTAACATCGCGACGGTTCTTGAAGCAGAAGACGGGACGAAACGGAATTTAGCGCTCGTACAAGTACCTGCTGTCTTACCGAGATTCGTCGATTTACCGGTAGAAGATGATGAGACGACGGCTGTAATCTTACTCGAAGACGTCATCATCGCCTTCATCGATAGTCTATTCAAAGGCTATCGTGTGTTGTCTGCCATGCCGTTTCGGATTACGCGGAATGCCGACCTTCCGTTTCATGAGGAAGGTACGCATGATTTATTAAAGCTGATTGAGAAAGAATTAAAAAAACGGCGTTGGGGAGTCGCGATTCGACTCGAAGTTCAAAAAGCTGCCATCAATACCGAACTGCTCAACATGTTGCGCGATGTACTGGATCTGCAGGAACGCGACATCTTTGCCGTGGATGGTCCGATTGATTTAACGTTCTCCTTTGCCTTCTACAGTCAAATCGGTATTGAATATGATCATTTGATCTATCAGACAATCATGCCGGTCGACCCACCAGCACTCGATAGTTCAAAAAATCTGTTCAATCAATTACTCGAACGCGACTATCTCTTGCATCATCCATATCATACGTTTGATCCGATCGTCCGGTTCATCGTCCAAGCAGCGAATGACCCGAACGTCCTTGCCATCAAACAAACACTTTATCGTGTATCTGGTGATTCTCCGATCATCAAGGCCTTAAAAACGGCAGCGGAGAACGGGAAACAGGTCACCGTTCTCGTTGAACTGAAGGCTCGATTCGACGAGGCAAAGAACATTGAGTGGGCGAAGCAACTGGAGAAGGCCGGCGCTCATGTCATTTACGGATATAGCGATTTAAAGACACACTCAAAGATCACGCTCGTCGTCCGACTCCACGAAGGCAAGATTCAACGTTTCGTCCATCTTGGTACCGGCAACTATAATGATTCGACGGCGAAACTATACACGGACGTTGGATTATTGACCGCTCGTGAAGAGATCGCCGAGGATGCGACGAACTTCTTCAATTGGTTATCTGGATACGGGGAACAGCCGGAATGGAACGTCATTCAAACTTCACCGAACGCGATGCTTGAGAAGTTCCTGTCCTTGATTGATGAAGAGATTCATCATCATAAAAAGCACGGAAATGGTCGAATCGTCGCTAAGATGAATAGTCTGACGGAAAAAGACATCATTTTACGGCTTTACAAGGCATCGCGCGCCGGTGTCCAAGTCGAACTCATCGTTCGGGGCGTCTGTTGTCTACGTCCTGGAATTCCAGATGTTTCAGAGAACATTCGCGTCATCTCGATCGTCGATCGTTACTTGGAGCATTCACGCATCTTCTACTTCCATCACAACGGTCAGGATTTGATGTATGGATCAAGCGCAGACTGGATGACACGCAACATGAGAAAACGGATTGAAATCTTGTTCCCGATCATGGATGAAGAACATAAGGAGTATTTAAAGGATTGTCTTGCCCTCGCCCTTGCTGATAATGTAAAGTCGCGTGAGCAGGCAGCCGATGGATCCTATCATTACGTGAAGGATGGAAAACAGAGCTGTGAATCCCAGTTGCTGATTCAAGACTATACGAGCGGCAAACTCAAACAAAAACCTAGTTTTACAACTCCATTAACACACAAGTGGATTACGATCGAAAAGAAAGAGGACAAAGTCATTCTTGATCAAAATGCTACATGA